Part of the Weissella coleopterorum genome is shown below.
GATTAACGTCTGCAATACGATTGGTATACTCCATATCATCACCCCAAATGAAGTACTCTTTTTGTGGTAAACCAACCATTGCCACCATTTCGCGTGAAAATAGCACAGACACAAAGGTTGAATTAACAACCTCAATTCCTTTGTTATCACTATTTAAATGACTTTGCCACGTAAATCCACGTGGTGCTGGAACATTCATCCATGAAGGATTACCTGTTCGCTCACCCCACCGCACAACAGAATTTACAAAACCGACTTTTTCATTTTCAGCAATAAATTCAACTAAATATTTTAAAGCATCTGGATCTACAATCGTGTCATCATCCATGAGCCAAACATAGTCATCGTCTAGCTTCTCCGCAAATAAACGAACAGCTTGATTAAATCCACCGGCACCACCCAAATTATCCGGTGAGTTATAAACGATCACACGTGGATCTTCAATCGTGGCTAAATATTCTGCAGTTCCATCATTAGATTTATTATTAACTACAATTACATGGCTTAAGTAATCAGTTTGATTTAATACTGCTTGCAACGATTCTTTAAGCAGGGCTAGTCGATTGTAAGTAACAATCGCCGCTGCGACCTTCTTATTTGTCATCTTAATCTCCAAATTTAATTATTAAATTATACAAAATCAATTAATTGATCTTTGAACTTTAAGTAGAGGTGCGTTCCAATTACTGCAAAGAAAGCAATTTCTAACCAGAAAATAGCCATCATTGTTGGTGAATCCCAGAACCATTGATTATTTAAAAATGTGGCTCGCCAACCATTCACAATATAATAGAACGGATTTACTCGAGAAATAAAGTAAATAAAGTTATTGAATCCATTCCCTTGCACTGGCTCTGAAAGAATTCCAGAAACAAAGAATAATAGACGCAAGACTTGGCGAATCGCCAAATCATAATCGGGAATCAAAATATTGATTGTAGCATTAAAAATACCTAAGAAAAATAACATTACAAATGCCGCAAACAAGTAATAAATCACTTGAAACCAGTAAATACTAGGGTGAAAATGGCCAGTTACAATCATTG
Proteins encoded:
- a CDS encoding glycosyltransferase family 2 protein, producing the protein MTNKKVAAAIVTYNRLALLKESLQAVLNQTDYLSHVIVVNNKSNDGTAEYLATIEDPRVIVYNSPDNLGGAGGFNQAVRLFAEKLDDDYVWLMDDDTIVDPDALKYLVEFIAENEKVGFVNSVVRWGERTGNPSWMNVPAPRGFTWQSHLNSDNKGIEVVNSTFVSVLFSREMVAMVGLPQKEYFIWGDDMEYTNRIADVNRGYTVLNSVVVHKSKENSMPGDVIREKDESRLWRYGYEFRNRILTGRRISKKDARSLAWGALKYELPRVLLKRNVKFRFPKAKMIIGGVFRGIKFNPKIEYAQIPRLQKRSINAIMRAYQLAHPDERITLDREIEIISAFQLNDLKGINAKTDKFIAEYEKEQSTR
- a CDS encoding ABC transporter permease produces the protein MWIIIKSMFQLMLEQIKNIGLTVRLAIYDTRANNAHKYLGSLWEILDPLFQVLTYAVIFGGGFQTRAPQDGMPYFTWMAVGFSAWYLVNQGFSDTIRSIQTQLYMVKNVKFPVVILPMIRVVQVIPAVLSISGVAMIAMIVTGHFHPSIYWFQVIYYLFAAFVMLFFLGIFNATINILIPDYDLAIRQVLRLLFFVSGILSEPVQGNGFNNFIYFISRVNPFYYIVNGWRATFLNNQWFWDSPTMMAIFWLEIAFFAVIGTHLYLKFKDQLIDFV